A stretch of Eulemur rufifrons isolate Redbay chromosome 5, OSU_ERuf_1, whole genome shotgun sequence DNA encodes these proteins:
- the ABHD3 gene encoding phospholipase ABHD3 isoform X3, with product MTFIPPVTEIITYCSFQLQWPSKLFFPRMLLLNYLGKTGPKTPLMAAATFSVGWNTFACTESLEKPLNWLLFNYYLTTCLQSSVNKHRHMFVKQIDMDHVMKAKSIREFDKRFTSVMFGYPTIDDYYTDASPNRRLKSVAIPVLCLNSVDDVFSPSHAIPIETAKQNPNVALVLTSHGGHIGFLEGIWPRQSTYMDRVFKQFVQAMVEHGHELSNM from the exons ATGACTTTCATCCCTCCAGTCACAGAAATAATCACCTATTGCTCTTTCCAACTGCAGTggccttcaaaattatttttccccag AATGCTGCTGCTAAATTACCTGGGCAAAACTGGACCCAAAACTCCTTTGATGGCAGCTGCAACTTTTTCAGTTGGCTGGAATACTTTTGCTTGCACAGAGTCGTTGGAAAAACCCCTAAACTGGCTGCTTTTTAATTACTATTTGACAACCTGTCTCCAGTCTTCAGTTAATAA GCACCGGCATATGTTTGTAAAACAAATTGATATGGATCATGTCATGAAG gcTAAATCCATCAGAGAATTTGATAAACGATTCACTTCAGTCATGTTTGGATACCCAACAATCGATGATTATTATACCGATGCCAGTCCAAATCGTAGACTGAAGTCGGTAGCAATTCCAGTGTTGTGTCTGAATTCTGTGGATGATGTTTTCTCGCCTAGTCATG CTATTCCAATAGAAACAGCTAAGCAAAACCCTAATGTTGCTTTGGTCCTTACTTCTCATGGAGGCCATATTGGTTTTCTGGAGGGAATCTGGCCAAGGCAATCTACTTACATGGATCGAGTCTTCAAGCAGTTTGTGCAAGCCATGGTTGAGCATGGACATGAACTCTCCAACATGTAG